One region of Bactrocera neohumeralis isolate Rockhampton chromosome 5, APGP_CSIRO_Bneo_wtdbg2-racon-allhic-juicebox.fasta_v2, whole genome shotgun sequence genomic DNA includes:
- the LOC126760691 gene encoding uncharacterized protein LOC126760691: MCSRKCFRVHTLVILGVILTIVLVCIVGITLTNSINISNIIKLREKVASDSAAATGANAVQTRAALVEQQYSALQQHHLSRSDLNYIAATHPKNLQRFAGSHAGGGGSGGAGAAGDHANVGAAAQNKIVIEIGIRNFSTALSNGSHMAVAGSASAAQSQLPSSAAVETLLDKLIEPITSAIVDGNIDSISVPATATGRQLNESLSQLVNAQETRLRAQNETKLLRATATTTSAPITATTATTVAMNASEFTTTLEPMLSPQTNDRLSIADHNPGQIDFAKREHVKQVRE, from the coding sequence atgtgCAGCCGGAAATGTTTTCGCGTACACACACTGGTCATACTCGGCGTCATACTCACCATTGTGCTCGTCTGCATTGTCGGCATAACGCTGACGAACAGCATCAACATTTCGAATATCATCAAATTGCGCGAGAAGGTCGCCAGCGATTCGGCTGCGGCGACCGGTGCGAATGCCGTGCAAACACGTGCCGCACTCGTCGAACAACAATACTCCGCACTGCAACAACATCATTTGTCGCGTAGCGATTTGAATTACATAGCGGCCACACATCCCAAGAATTTGCAACGTTTCGCCGGCAGTCATGCGGGCGGAGGAGGTAGCGGTGGTGCAGGGGCAGCTGGTGATCATGCAAATGTTGGCGCGGCGGcgcaaaataaaattgtcaTCGAAATTGGCATACGGAATTTTTCCACAGCGCTCTCCAACGGCAGCCACATGGCGGTTGCGGGCTCAGCGTCCGCGGCGCAATCGCAGCTGCCGTCTTCTGCCGCCGTTGAGACGCTGCTCGATAAACTCATCGAACCCATAACGAGCGCCATTGTTGATGGCAATATTGATTCGATTTCGGTGCCTGCCACCGCCACGGGTCGTCAATTGAATGAGTCACTGTCCCAGTTGGTCAATGCGCAGGAGACCCGTTTGCGCGCTCAAAACGAAACAAAGCTGCTTCGTGCAACAGCAACGACAACATCAGCcccaataacagcaacaacggcTACTACGGTTGCTATGAATGCGTCAGAGTTTACCACAACACTGGAGCCAATGCTGTCACCGCAAACGAACGATCGTCTGAGCATTGCCGATCACAATCCCGGTCAAATTGACTTTGCGAAGCGCGAGCATGTCAAGCAG